The DNA region TGGGTCTTAAAGCACAAAACTTTAATACAATTGTTGTATGATGGAACAAAATAACTTCATACTAACATTACATCTGTCACTCTTTGACATCAACTTCAGCTTCACAATCAGATATTTTCATTCGTTGCGAAGATCGGTGATGTCATTCACTTAGCTTGTCTTTAAAGGTGAACAAGGTAACTTTCCGCGCGGGTCCACCGCTGCTtgttccatggagatgttactgtctAGAATGTTCTACAGCAGAAAAGTGATGACTGTAAATAAAGTTGTTCTTTAGCAGTTGCAGTTGCAGACTCTGTCTGTAATCATTGCAGCCTAGACTGATTTAAGCATCTTCAGTCTTGAAATTCTGAACtacaaatgtataataatgtgaAGTAGTGTACCCTGTTCCACTTCATAAATAGCCTTTAATGATTCTCGCACAGTTCTGGTCCATGTCTGAACCCTCCTCTCCCATGTCACAGctgacctgctcctctctgcaggcCTCTGGTTGCACCCAGCTGGCACACTGTCCCGGGCAGAGGCAGTGCCAGCTCTACTGGTGCAGAAAGGACCACACCAGGCAGGCAGGCCCAGTGTCaggcacagcagcagcagcaagagGCTGTCCCCCGGCTCCACATCCAGCAAACATATGCTCACTATAAATACAGCTCCCTGCACATGGACACCAGCATCAGCCCACCAATGCCAAAGAGGTTTGCTTTAACAGGGGCCATGTTAActggaacaaaaacataattgcaCACCAGAATGGTCCGAACACACATCCATGTCATGGATTTAAACTCACCCAATACTATATAAAACACCACTACTATTTCACTAATCTTGACAAAATGAATGGGTAAAATTAAGCACTAAACATAAGTTATCTTTTCCTAACTGGCTCAAATTATTTTTTCTGCAAAACCCATACAGATTCAGAGCAGCTTCTTGCATGAACATCATCTGGAGACACAGGCCTGTGTTTGGGCCATGGTTCTGGAATAATCCACAGATTAGTTCGTGGATCACTGCTTGCTCTCTTCTTTGTATTGTCAACACTGTGATGTGGTGCTTTGTTTTTGAGTGCATTTTGATACCAATTTGATGCAgaaccattttatttaattgtatttattttattttattttgtgaggCAAGGATGAATtccttttaaaaatctaaattcttTTTGCATGATCCCTTTTCCTGCGTTTATAGCTTTCTTATAGGGTACTTGGAAATTGTAAGCTCTGAACTATTGTACAATAATAGCTTGTTCAGCACAGTCTATATTAATACCAACCTCAGCTACCAACTTGAGCAGATAAGTTTAAATGTCAGGGACTTTACactataaaagataaaaatgtaaatttaatgGTAAAGTCATTTTTGATTGCATATGAAATTGTGCCTTAGTATAAtctgttgaaaatgaaacttgtggatttgaatatttttgattttgtgtGACCATCCAAACTTCCTTATTTGTGTTTGCAACTGTGTGAGTGCTGACCTCTTCCACAGAGACGCCCAATTGTGTTGCAGTCGCCCACCGGGCTCACTGAAGCGGGGCCTATATGCTCACTGGCATTTCACACAGTTGATTGTGTGCAAGTAAACACACATGAACTGCATTTATCCAGCTGGGGTCCTTCTatgcacacacatgtaaatATACACATGAACATTGACATTATGTTGGATATGGAAATAACAGTCTTGTCTTCTAATGTATGGCTTCAATCACTGTATCCTGACACACGTCCACTTTAGTCGCCCCTTTGCTGCCCCAAAGATTTGAGGTGCACTTCCGCATTAAAAGTGGTTCGCCATTGGCTTTTGATAATCAAGACAGAATCCAATTGAGTTCCCCCAAGCGTAATACTCTAGCTTTTTTTTTCGTGCACACTTTTTGAGGAGACGGGGGCCTGTACTGTTTCAGCTCATCCATCTGTGAGATTCTCCGTTCCCCTTTTCCAGTCCTGCCATCATCTCACTAATGGTGTTTCTATCTCTTCTCCATAGGTGGCAAATGAAGCTTTTAAGCAGGGCGGAGGCGAGGGGGAGAGCTGAAAAGATTAATTGACTTTCCGTGGAGCTTCACTTATCCTCCTCTGCCACCTTTGACTTGTcagtgtatttgtgttttgattacATGATTATATCACCGTTATTGCTGCAATTTGTGGCCTGTTCCaaactgtgtctgaaaaacatcaaactGTGTCCCATTAAGCCTTTCATCCACTCTGGCCTTATGGTACATTTGTGCACTTTGGGTACACTTCATAGCccatggtaaaataaataataattatgcaGAAGTTGCAATGCCATTTTAGTTTGGAtgattagtttgttttaaaaagtaacatCCAAACAACTACATTAGAAGCCTTACTTTCTTCAAAAAACTTACTCAAGATATACTTTTGCATCTCTGATTTTCTCTGGAAATTAATGTACTTATTGTCTTTATATAACCTAAATATACAACTTAATGTCAAccaataaaaatctaattatgtTAGCTGAATGCATGCTAATTAAAGACAAACTTCTTTACTAAAAGCAGCACCTTTCTGTGCTCCTTCCGCAGACTTTTAGCACTTGCATCGTGTCGGAGATGGgagtcaaatgtgtgaatgtacAAAGTGTTGACTACTCGCGCCCCCCACCACACCCACCCCCTGTCATCCCTGCCGCTGCTGTAAAGTCCACCTCCCACAGCTGCAGTCTCTTCCCCTGTCACCCCCGTAATGTCTTTGTCAGGAGCCGTCTGCTGCAGATTTGTCCGTCTGATTTGGTAAGTGTCCGAGTGGCAGGTTGAGCTGTAGTGCCACGGGCCGTCCTTGGCTCTAGCTGCACTGAAGGTGGTGGGATCTCTTGTCATTGTcactatgtgttttatattctTAGACCCAACATATGACAAAAATGATCTGGAAGTAAAGGACATGATGTAGATGAAAAGTTTTCTGCTTTTTTATTGCTTCAGCATTAGCTATTctttttgtttacctgctttacatgtagTGATGTGTCTCGAAGGCtgctttacttgttttttttcagagagTAGGGAAAGCTTACACCCCTTACTGTCTAACGCCTTCTCCAGGACCGTATCCCatgtgtgtgataaggtgtacGCTCCCTCATCACCatttatgctccttggaccttGTTTGCGGATCTTGATGGCCTCTCTGATCcagtagtttttagttttttcacagtgtttgtGTTCATTTTTCCGTGTTCCAAATAGTCTTCCTGTTTCCCTTACATCATTTTTATTGCACGATAGACATGGTATCTCATATATTGCCTCACATTTGTGTTCTGGTGGTATTCTGTCCTTTGGTTTCAGAAATAATTGTCTGAGTTTCGATGTATGGATGTTTCCTCTGTATACATTCTGACGTATGGCAGTGTGACTAATGCAGGTTTTTTGGtattatgggtgttttttttctccctttttgtgttttttgacattttatattGCCCATTGCAGATACTGACAGTtggtgagtgtgttgtgtagatgtgtctcttcttcttccctgTCTAAATGTCTGTGCTAATGGTGGTCCGGTTCTAGAGTATTCTGACTACTGGCAATTTGTGTTCTGTTGGGTGTTCAGATGTCCATAGTTGGTATTGGTCGATATGTGTGGGTCTATTTGTGTTCTGTTGGGTATCTACTGTCTGGCGAAGTAAGTAAATCCGCCTACAAGACACTACACCATCATGACACACTTCTGAAAAAGGTTACAGGAAGTAGCCGAAACATGTAAAGCACATAAAGAAAagctcctgtctgacaaaaagtactgattttaaggttaaaactgaagacagaatgaacctttaccATTAACTAACTTGTTCGCAGTGTTTCCCTCTGATGGAATATGTCTCTCTTTCaagaaaaaataattacttttatattttggtGTTCCTATTAACTTAAAGAATCCGAGGCAATAATCAGAGTCAGTTTTGTTATATTAGACAGGTGCTGGTACAAGAGTGAGGTGTCAAATTTGgggcaatatgtaactttaccACTAGATGTCAGTAGGCCTTACACAGATTTGCCCTTCAAAAGTTAACTGTTGGAACTTTTTTTCTGTGCATTccttttttatataatattcaTATCTATTCATTTAATCcttatgttgtattttaattgtcAAACTCGTCTACCTTTTAAATATGCCTTTAATTGTGTATAAATACTAAGGCCTACAGTGCTGTGATTAGACTGACTCTGGAGAACGTGTTGAAGAGATATTTAAAGAACCAGAAGAACCTGAGATGAGAAAATTGTTGTTCATTGTTGTCAAAGATGACAATAATTATGAGAAAGCTATAATTGTTGGAGTGAGTTATTGTTTTTTGCAGGTTCTTGTCCTCTTTTCTTGCCTTTCATGTCTTCCCTGCCAACACCTTCCTCTTCCTTTATCTGTTGTTTGGTCTCGTCTTGTCACTCCACTGCAATCATCCAGGCAGGGGGGCTTGTCATCTGAATGTACTCATATCCCACAATGCAGTGTGTTCAGAGCACTACTGCACTTAAATGTCAGAGCTGATGAGGCTGCCACACCCCCCTGACACATCTGTGGATGCTGCTAAAAGCTTTTATGGACCAAAGTGTGAGCCTTCAGCATGATACAAATTAAACTTTGTTGTGGGGATTATGGCTGTAAACAGACAACTTTTGGAGAGGACATACTTGTGGTTATTATGcgaaaaatatgtgaaaatattaaataagGACATTCTCGTTTTAGTCTCTATGCAATACTAGCGCAGACATACTGTGAGGACTATAGTAATCCAGTTAACTGTGAGGTCATAAAGTGTGCTTTATTGTTAtctttccatcagtctgcctcAGAACAAATGCGGCTACAGAAGAACCTTGGTCAGGGAGTAGATGGATAAATAATGCACCCAATGTAAAGCAAATTTGACTTCTAGAAACTGAAGGAAGTTATATTgcaatatttaaatgtgtgataTTTTGTCTCTCCAAACAATTAGAAACAGTTAAAAAAGTTAGTAAATAGATTTAGTAAATAGAACGATATGTTGTCAATCTGTCATCATCTTTATTTGTAAAACCTTGGCAGTCCAATCCAATAAATTTAGTTTTTACCCATCTATTCACAATATTTACACAGCATTGGAAACAACACAGTTGCTATTAAATTGCAAGTATAATATATACAACAAATTTCTCTCTGCATAAATCTATGTAGCACAATATACAGATAAACTAGCTTTAGCTTTTCTAAATAATGTACAAGTTGTGATTCTATCTAAACCATATTTACAGCTCCTACTCCAACTATACTTACAATTTCCTTTGAGTACAAGTGTAATGCACAGTGTAATTTGTGCGTAGTTGCACAATATGAATATTTGGTTGCACTTCAttgcaaaaacacataatatTATTACAGTACAACAATGCTACTCTTATTAGTTTTGCCATTATTTAGTGATGGAAAAGTCCGCATATCCTATTGGAGCTACCGTAGTAGACTTAGAGAGACACTTGATTTTCTGATTCTAGTGCTACCCATAGTGTCTATTCTAGAAACACAGAAGATCCAATAACTGCAGTTAAAGTGTCTATGTGACATACAGGTCTGGGTTTTGTGGAATACAAGCAACAGATACATTTGTTGGATAAAGGCGAGTAAAAGACGTCACAAGTCAGAAAAGCGGCTCATTTCTTTCTGCACTAGCTGTAGTAGTTAATGTACTACAAAAGTATGCGCACAAgtgatttaaagcagacctattgtgcttgtgtctgccatatatttataatctatgacactcatggatcattatgttataatttccacattttaaattggaatattcatctaaaacgacttaaaaaaacaagtccgctgacttctgcattagaaaactacagtgcccaatgggagtgGATGTGACCATAACCGTCATCACAGTAAAGAGTCAGTGCCTCCGATGAATAGCagtggatttttaaaatttttttattttttccacttgCACCAAAATATCTTCGCGAAGCTGCCGAATCTTGCACGTATCGATTAAGAACATAAAATTGGAAGAcgaagtagagagcagtgggcagatgccggtggcggtgaaaacggggattgaaaCAAGGATCAGCAAtatgacgtcttgaaaataagcgataaaagattgttcaaataaatcactccaaatacaacttcgagtaaatggtgagggaaacaactataacatggttaaaaactccaaaaaagtagattttacataataggtctgctttaaaatataGTTATGAATTACTTTTCTTAAGCATTACTATAAAAtcaaagtgaatgaataacgcTGTACTTATAATCATCAATCATCATATAAATAATGCATCTTGTGTAAAAGCTACTTTTGGTCCACACTATTTCTACTACTCACTACTAAGCTTCATCAAAGCAGGACAATGTAATTGTACAGTAATAATGTGTAGTGCATTATTAAAGATCTCTTcaatgctttaaatgtgttggtaTTGGTGAAAAGCCTCAATGTGCCCCATTGCTATTTGATTGAAGGTGCTTACACATTCATAAATCCTCCTTAACCTTTTGTCTTTGGAGTGTGGTCATTGGATTGTTCCTTTTCTCTAGAATCTGCTTGGACGATGGGACTGACGTTTGGACTGGACACTTTCTTCATCCCTCTGCGCTGCGCCAGGCTGGAGGACTGGACAGGCTCAAGGACAGGAGCTGGAGTGCACCGTCTCAGCGCAGAATATGTGGCCGACAGTGCCCCCTAGTGAAACAACACAAGAACACATGCATGCATCTCCATCAAGCCAATTATATATGTGTATAGAGCCATCTACTGGTCAAAGAAAATACAACAGGACATTGAGGTggaaaatcaaaacattttactCCCATCAGGGAAGATGTTTTAATGTGAAACTGACCTGCTAACAGATAAACTAAGGCAGGACAGTTTTAGGCTATACCTCCCCCTTTTAGATCAGAACTAATTTACCTCAGTATAGTCAGATTTTAACTTCTCAGGCCAGTGCCATCAGACTGAAAATGACTTCTGgatgataagataagataagatatgcctttattagtcccacagtagggaaattccagtattgcactgcacagttaaagaacagaaggaaaatggtatatgcaataaaacaagataatagataaatagcttaaaataatttaaaaaatagacttaaaaataaactaaaaatatactctaatataacatcttcgtaaagtgacttgagtattgcacataggtatggttgaatgacacatgttcagtgtgttCAATGAGAGTCAGAATATCTGGATTTCAAAATCTGTGTCCAGACAACTCTTTGAAACTTTTGAAACCTTTGAAACCATCTCTACCGAAGAATGAGGAATACACATAGTCATCACAAGACTGACATGACATGAATACAAGACATTACAATTATACAGCTAAATGAGATTTTGAATATTATAATTCACTGTATCATACCCAAGAACTGGAGTGAAAATAGATTCATAAAGATAAATACTGGACTTACTTTGACTCTAAACACATCTTGCCTCGTCAGGGTTTTGTCAGAAAGTTTGTCTCGCTCTACTATCCACGCGTGACGCAGgacctgaaaaaaaacaacagcaacagagaaaacatgtaaatgatTATAACATAAAACCACTCCACAAAGAAGAACTTAAGACAGCACCTGTGGAGCTGTGAGCCGCTGATGTGGATCCACATGCAACATCTTTGTAACAAGGTCCTGAGATAGAAACATAATACAAGCATTTATAAATAGATGAAGCACATAAAGAAACCAAAAGTAGTGCTGGAGTTTGTGCAGTTTTTACCTTCACTGTATCTGACACCAGGTCCCAATTCCCTCCAGTGATTATGACTTTACCACTTGCAATTTGGGCCAGTATTTCCTCGGCTGTGTCGTTAGGACTGCTGGCAAATGGACTGAAACTAAATCACAGAAACAAGAATTCAGTGAGAGCAAATAAGGAACTGTTTAGTCCAAAGGGGTTTCCGTGTATAAAGGACTGACCCAGCGATCATGGTGTAAAGCAGAATCCCCAGACTCCAAATATCACACGCTGCATCGTAGCCTTGTTTCTTCAAAACCTGCACACAACAGTTTGTGTAAAACTGAATCCATCCATGTGTGTAATTACTGATGTGAATACGTGTTTTATGACACAGTATGATTACCTCAGGAGCCATAAATGTAGCGGTGTAGCAGGGAGTCATCAGTAAACCATTTTCAGCTCGGAGCTGCTTGGCAAAGCCAAAATCAGACAACCGAAGACTTTCAGACAGGCCGCTGTCATCAGCGTACTGGATATTGCTGGGTTTAAGATCTCGATGAACAACCTGTGGGAAGATTGAAATGCCATAAttaattaatgtaaaaaaatgtataatttatacatattgtgtaattttgattttgtaTGATTATATGCACCtcacaataaaatgaataataaaacaaataattcatttttttgatAAATGAGCACAATGGATTTTGGTGTTATCagtagaaaatacaaaatatgattTCATGACAAATACTAAACAGTAGTTTCTGGCTCACCCCTTGTGAGTGTAAGTATTCCACAGTTTTTGTCAGTGTGCAAATTATGTCCGATGCATCTTTCTCTGTAAAATTCGGCATCGTCAAAACTCTGTCCAGCAGCTCATTTCCCCTCAGTAGATCTTGAACCAGATATGCACTTTGTCCATCATCAAAAACCTAAAATAAGATCAAGGACACACGTACACAGATGACATGAGAATGTAATAAGACACTCCCATCCAAGTGTATTATTGTTACTGTGTTACATGGACCAGTGTCTCCTGGCAACACTTACGTCTTTTAAGGTGGTAATGTTTGGATGTTGGCCATAACGCAGCAGAATCTCAATCTCCTCTGATGGATCCTTTCTGGTTTTGTCTATAATCTACATAATAATACAATTGAGTCTGTttccaaaatacaaaaactgaaaaaataaaattacccCAAACCATTTGATTACCTTTACACAATATTCCACAGCAGTGACTCTGTGCAGACATCTCCTACAAACAGATGTGGCTGTTTGTacaatttcttcttttagttcaTAAACATCACTGAATGCTACATCACCTCGAAGATGCTGTGGGCAGAAAACAATATTGTCATGATAGTTAcacttcaaactcaatttttacTATGGAAAAAGCTTGATACTCAATGCATTTAACTGATACGACAGTGAAGAATACTATTTGCCAATAAAGTACGCCGTGTTGAGTCCTAGAGATTGAGATTGTGCCATCACACCTCTAAAATCTTTACTTAGCCAAATATTAAATCAACggagattttaagatggtaaTCATTAAACTTGGCATTCATTTAAAAGTATACGACAGTGGGATAAAAGTATTTACTAGCATTGACCCAGCAGTTGTTTTATAGCtatatactttactttttttttactgtatctCCATGGATGTGTTTTACTGGTTTTGCAGCAACATGGgatatttttacaatattgttttttgaCATACAATCccaaaaaaatccccaaatctGTAATAAACTCCAGTCTCCTAACCATCCCCATAGTAATTTAAGACTTTGTTTAGTCTACAGTTTAGGCcttgtgtgatttttaacaGAAATATATCTATAATAATGCATACCTTGTCAACATTGTGTAATTATATTGTCATTTCTGAGCGAATTACCCAAGAAATTCCTAATGAACATCTCGCACAACTTCTGATTAAGATCAACTCTTTTTTGACTCAACAAAAACccaaatatttctttatttctatacattatttattatgattacCTGTGTTGCAGTGGTGACATTGTTCACCTCATTGCGGGACGGTGCTACAATATTAACACTGGCCTCTTGAGTTTGATTGGTTGCTACAAAGCTGAAGCCACGGAACAACTGATGTGTATTTGCACTGGGGGGAATGCCAGGGGAATCttagcaagaaaaaaaaacaaaaaaaacagatgaaacTAAGacatatgacaaaaaaaaaacaaaaaaacaaaaaaactacaacaaatgTGTACTTGAAATAACATCAACAAAATGTACTGCCACCACTTCCTCCCAAAGTACCACAGCTCTTCACGTAGAAGCTTTTACCTGTGGGAGTTCTGGAGGTAAACTCTGGATCAAAGTGGAAAGTGTCCTCGGGTCGCCCCACTGAGGGTTTAAATGGAGGCCTCACTTCTTTTTTGTACAACTTCTACAATACAACGAAACAAGAGAGATATATCATTGAGAAAGTATATGTTGTTTAATGTAAATTATATTTGAACAATAGGATAATGCAGCATATTTGCATTGTATTAAATATGACCAGGAGGAGGCGCCATTGGAAAAGCATAAGCCTGGCCAATTTCTATAACAGGCAAAAGAGCCATTAAAActtgtaaaat from Periophthalmus magnuspinnatus isolate fPerMag1 chromosome 3, fPerMag1.2.pri, whole genome shotgun sequence includes:
- the LOC117392235 gene encoding ribosomal protein S6 kinase alpha-2, with translation MDTSTRKFTVRRWFSIYLKNKAARNKNNTSFGQLEDDSILKEFDISHHVREGCEKADPSQFQLLKVLGQGSYGKVFLVRKIRGADRGQLYAMKVLKKATLKVRDRVRSKMERDILAEVNHPFIVKLHYAFQTEGKLYLILDFLRGGDLFTRLSKEVMFTEEDVKFYLAELALALDHLHSLGIIYRDLKPENILLDEEGHIKITDFGLSKEAIDHDKRAYSFCGTIEYMAPEVVNRRGHTQSADWWSFGVLMFEMLTGSLPFQGKDRKETMALILKAKLGMPQFLSPEVQSLLRALFKRNPANRIGAGPDGVEEIKRHRFFASIDWSKLYKKEVRPPFKPSVGRPEDTFHFDPEFTSRTPTDSPGIPPSANTHQLFRGFSFVATNQTQEASVNIVAPSRNEVNNVTTATQHLRGDVAFSDVYELKEEIVQTATSVCRRCLHRVTAVEYCVKIIDKTRKDPSEEIEILLRYGQHPNITTLKDVFDDGQSAYLVQDLLRGNELLDRVLTMPNFTEKDASDIICTLTKTVEYLHSQGVVHRDLKPSNIQYADDSGLSESLRLSDFGFAKQLRAENGLLMTPCYTATFMAPEVLKKQGYDAACDIWSLGILLYTMIAGFSPFASSPNDTAEEILAQIASGKVIITGGNWDLVSDTVKDLVTKMLHVDPHQRLTAPQVLRHAWIVERDKLSDKTLTRQDVFRVKGALSATYSALRRCTPAPVLEPVQSSSLAQRRGMKKVSSPNVSPIVQADSREKEQSNDHTPKTKG